TCGTGTCCAAAATAGAGGGAAACACAGGTAAACAGGTATTACTTATTCTATTCTATTTATAAATTAGTGTACGAATCGAATGAATCTCTTCGATGGTGTATCATTGTAATTGTACATACTTTCACCGCAATAAAAATCTTGTTACGTCTATCGATACTGCAAGTAAACACACGAGCTGGTAAAAGACATTCGTGTCTTGTTGAACTTTATCTGTCGAAGCGATATGTGCAAATACATCCGTGCATAAGCAGTACAGAATCGCTAATCTCGTGGACATATTCTATAAAGCTATTAATATATTATAACCTTAAAAAGTGTGATAGATATTCACATTTTAAGCGACCCTGTTTTCCTTAATGGTGATTCGGTCTTCGGCTAAGCAATGCAAAACGTAGAACGTTCGAAGACACTTCTCTTAATAATCACAGTAAAAAACGATTTACAATCACGTATTCTAACGACGTTTGCGGTAATTGCGTGTGATCAAAGGTTGAGATAAAACTAAACTTTCTAAGCACGTACTTAAGATAAAATGAAATCCTTCATTTCTCTTTCTGTAATTAAGAAAAGACAAACATTGCACTCAAAACAATATCTATTTATTATAGACacataaatattgattgaaaactaATCGTAACTCTTGACTTCGATATCGTTACAAGTTCTATAcatgaaatttaaataattgacGATTTAACAATTCTATCAAGTTTTAAATATATgtaatcatactttcacatttaacgTTTGCTGTGTGCGTAGAATGCTTCGAAGTACTTGCGTGATGTACATTAGTGAATCATTAACTGATAAAAATATAGTATACATTGCTAAACGTTTTGAAAATCAACGTCCTTACACACGACCATTAAAAATCTTATTCATTATTCATTATTATTCATAACGTAAAACTGTTACGAGTTGAATTGTTTACGTGAACGGAATCTTACGGAATGAAATTGCACGGTTTgctcaaaaaatgaaatttgtaaTTAAGACTTTTATTAAAACACGGTTGCAATTTATGCTTCAAAATGCATCGACAGATAATTCGTGAATTTATTTAATTGCTATTTTTAACTGTTTTATCGCACATTGTATCTGCGACATCTTACGGTGGCTTGTTGAACTACTTCCAAATGTTACCTTTCACCGATCAAACAGCACCCTATTAACGACTCTACAtctgtataattttatttactgaCATTTTGTGCTTTCAAGTAGAAAACCCTTCTTAAACTGATAAATGTGTAggaacatatttaaaaatgttgACAGTACAATTTGGGCAATGTGGAAATCAACTAGGGCAtacattattttcaaaattatcagCTGACATAGAATGTGTGAATACAGGTGTATCTTATAATACTAATTATCAATATTCAGAAGATACATTTAATAAATGGTTTAATGGTATTTCTAAACAAGGTAAACGTTTAGCAAGAGCAATTCTTGTAGATACAGAACAGAAGGTAATAAATAAAATGTGTAATGACACAACTATTCCATGGACGTAttggaataaaaatataatttgtcaAGCTGATGGGGGTTGTGCGAATAACTGGGCATACGGTTATTTGATAAAAGGATACAAATTGAGTGATATGATACTAAATGCAATAAGACAAGAAATAGAAAAAATTGATCATTTTGATGGATTCCTCTTACTTTTAAGTTCAGCGGGTGGAACTGGGTCTGGTATTGGGAGCAACATTGCACAACTATTGCGAGAAGAATATGAAACAAAGTCAATTGTTGCAACAACAATATTACCATTTTCATTCGGTGAAGTGTGCACCCAGAACTATAATAcattatttactttagcaaaactATACAACCAATGTGACATGAATATTATATTTGAAAATGAACAGATTCATAATATATGTAAAAATCTATTACAAAAGTCAGCTACAAATTTACAAGATATAAATGAAGTTATTTCAGAAAAATTATTAGCTGTTTTTCAGCCAATAAATCATGCAAGGCATAGCATAAATTCAATAGTGTCTCAAATAGCATCGCATCCTTCTTATAAATTAGCAACAATTAAAAGTACTCCGCATATAAGTACAACATCTTCTGAATATGAACCTATATGTAATTGGAATTCATATGTACATCATTTAAAACAAACACTTCGAATGCCCAATTTAAATTCACAGCTGACTGATCTTGAACTAAAAATGCCATCCAGTTCAAGAGGAAGTACCACACATCATGTTTACACCTGTTCAATATCAAATATTCTAGTAACACGTGGTCCTACAACAAACAAAGACTTTATATTACCCGATGAATTTAGAAAGAAACATTTATATGCAAACTGGAATACAACTGATTGGTTTTCCCACTTGCATCAAAAACGAAAACTGTTAAATCACGATAAATTTCTTGCTTTGATTACAAATAATTCTCAAATTTGTCATCCTATGAACATACTCTTAAATAAAACTTGGAAATCTTACATTCATGCTGCATTTTTGCATCAATATAAACAATTTGGCTTAGAAGAGGATGATTTTTTGCAAGCATTTGCAGTAGTCGAAAATATCGTAAAAGAGTACAAGGAATTAGTTCCACATGCAAAatcataattaatttaatttcataatagtttttaaaaactatttttagtcataaatatttcttttacaaataaaaaattaaagtgcTGCATACGCGAGAGCTAAGAAATGTGCACGTAAGAGGGTAATTATGACGTCATTAGGGAATCGACCAACTTGCGACGCCGAAAATGCATACACATGCGTCAAAAGATGCAACGACGACTGGGAGAATGTAAAGAACAAAGGAAGATGGAATGAAAATACGaagaaaaaagaacaaaatagACCGAGGGCGGCTTTAAGTTCAACGCGGGGAGAGTGAGATGAAACAGAATGGGCTACCCAGCTAAACACATCCCTTCTACAACTTTTACATGTCTGCGCTTGTGCAAAGGGACGACCGAATTCGTCGAACAATATAAATGCAGAACGAAAAAGCCCTGACCATTTCTGAGAAATGATGAAAAGACTTTGGAATCGATGGTCATTTCTACTTCCCTAAATATTTTCATATCTATCCCAGAAGAGTAAAAAAAACTAAATTTCTTGGCAATGCTTCCACATCATGCATCTTTACCGACACATCATTACTGATATTACAATTACATATTTGATATTGCAAATATTGTCCGATacaatacaattttttaaatataattgtacataaacataataaaaatgtatatacaatTGATAAAGATTTCAACAATGAATGAAGCGTTTAATACTTTCAGATTATTTCAAGGGCATCACAATTTACATTTACACGTTTTTCTTAACTTTTTGTAAAATACGTAATCTAAAATATCTAATGGAaaacgttaaaaataaaaagaaatcctTAGATTTACTAATAGTTAAAATTTTCTGGTGAAACGTCCTGCTATAGCTACGTAAGATGCTTCAAGGTCAAAGTTTTAGACACGTTACGTAAAAGTAGAAAAAGAAGAATGATCTATAGTGTGGTGAATACTACATAAACAACGACAGATGCACTATCCACACCGCTCTCTAGCATCAGTCAAGCGTTACAGGTACAGCCACGATTGTCAAGAACTCGTTTGCTGCCCCTTCATCACCCCCACTGTATATCCTAACTATTGAGCACCTTAAGATTAAACGTACCACCCCACCACTAATCTCCTAGACCCTACGATAGTGTGTGTCGtcagaaaaaaagagaaaagattTATATATAACTGTTACTTCGTATTTTTCAAAGTATAAAGAATTCACATTGAATTCATAAAATCTTTTTTCTTTCTcgataaaacaaaaaaataatgcACCAAAGTTTTGTGTTAGCGATTTTTGCTAATACATACGGGGTAGAAGGAAGTAACATGTAAAATTGTGGCGCCATCTAACGTAATCAGGGACGCACGCTTGTTAGTTCACAAATGTTTGTTTATTGTAGAAATATTTCAAGGTACAATAGTTTCTATATAACATCTACGACCATAATATCGAACAATAAAATCGGTTAAAGCCTTTATAACGAAAGAGTCACAAAAATATACAAACAGAGGTTATATTTTTATACCGTATATTTTAGAAGCATGCGTCCCTGCGAACCTGCATACAGCACACAGCACAATAGGCAGTGAATCGGTGTGCGCGACTCGAATACTAAGAGGCGTGGTTTGAATAGATGGACCTGTTCCAACTTTGTCCCCCTCCACTGTATAATACAGTGACGCCGTCTTTATACGCAATACAGAACAAGCGCACTCTGGTGTCGAAGCTGCGGACGACAGAGCGCGCCATTTTGTTTAGTGTCCGCTGGACGCGTCGTGCGTCGGGGTGTTGCGGGGTTGTTTTCATGACCGTCAACAAAAAGATATTCGCGGCTCTTTGAGCTTGCGTATAACTCGAACTAATTCGTACAGTGTCACGTTCAAGAGAGTGCAATACGTGCATATTCGCCCGTATGATTATCGTGACGTGCAAAACGAGGAT
The sequence above is a segment of the Colletes latitarsis isolate SP2378_abdomen chromosome 6, iyColLati1, whole genome shotgun sequence genome. Coding sequences within it:
- the LOC143342292 gene encoding tubulin delta chain translates to MLTVQFGQCGNQLGHTLFSKLSADIECVNTGVSYNTNYQYSEDTFNKWFNGISKQGKRLARAILVDTEQKVINKMCNDTTIPWTYWNKNIICQADGGCANNWAYGYLIKGYKLSDMILNAIRQEIEKIDHFDGFLLLLSSAGGTGSGIGSNIAQLLREEYETKSIVATTILPFSFGEVCTQNYNTLFTLAKLYNQCDMNIIFENEQIHNICKNLLQKSATNLQDINEVISEKLLAVFQPINHARHSINSIVSQIASHPSYKLATIKSTPHISTTSSEYEPICNWNSYVHHLKQTLRMPNLNSQLTDLELKMPSSSRGSTTHHVYTCSISNILVTRGPTTNKDFILPDEFRKKHLYANWNTTDWFSHLHQKRKLLNHDKFLALITNNSQICHPMNILLNKTWKSYIHAAFLHQYKQFGLEEDDFLQAFAVVENIVKEYKELVPHAKS